In Cotesia glomerata isolate CgM1 linkage group LG3, MPM_Cglom_v2.3, whole genome shotgun sequence, one genomic interval encodes:
- the LOC123260681 gene encoding cilia- and flagella-associated protein 20, with translation MFKNTFQSGFLSILYSIGSKPLQIWDKKVRNGHIKRITDNDIQSLVLEILGSNVSTTYITCPADPRKTLGIKLPFLVMIIKNLKKYFTFEVQVIDDKNVRRRFRASNYQSTTRVKPFICTMPMRLDDGWNQIQFNLADFTRRAYGTNYVETLRVQIHANCRIRRVYFSDRLYSEDELPAEFKLFLPIQNKAKC, from the exons atgtttaaaaatacattccAAAGtggatttttatcaattttatactCGATCGGCAGCAAGCCGCTCCAGATATGGGACAAAAAGGTCCGAAACGGTCACATAAAACGCATCACCGACAACGATATCCAGAGTTTAGTGCTCGAAATACTTGGCAGCAATGTAAGCACTACGTACATAACGTGTCCAGCTGACCCGAGGAAAACTTTGGGGATAAAACTGCCATTTTTAGTAATGATTATTAAGAatctaaagaaatatttcacCTTTGAAGTTCAa GTAATTGACGATAAAAACGTCCGTAGAAGATTTCGTGCGAGTAATTACCAATCAACTACGCGAGTGAAGCCTTTCATCTGTACGATGCCAATGCGGCTAGATGATGGCTGGAATCAAATCCAATTCAACCTCGCAGACTTCACGAGACGCGCTTACGGAACAAATTACGTCGAAACATTGAGAGTACAAATCCACGCGAATTGCCGTATCAGGCGTGTTTATTTCTCCGACAGACTCTACTCCGAAGACGAGCTACCAGCGGAGTTCAAGTTATTTTTGCCGATACAAAACAAAgctaaatgttaa
- the LOC123260680 gene encoding cilia- and flagella-associated protein 20-like has product MSKLSYKNFEYLLCSVVEDPLALWSKFVSLDGKIKRVKDELLKNDRVIEITGKSERSNSKDYIPTSLTCPSDSEAFLDIELPIIVFVLKNLKLEGKIEFQINDQCNFRRRFVLVANTAREKIKKVTSTTAFIPLTLADNWNKLEINLSTLCKDTYSTDYKSLLRIKLHPNFRYRRIYLQEHHYEQSNDVIDELHQALVNFSSLKNKSYSNENKYCQTQPIINSKVTLKKRKM; this is encoded by the exons atgtctaaattatcttataaaaattttgagtactTACTGTGCAGCGTAGTTGAAGATCCTCTGGCACTGTGGTCGAAGTTTGTGTCTCTGGATGGAAAAATAAAGAGAGTCAAGGACGAGCTGCTGAAAAATGACAGAGTGATTGAAATAACTGGAAAAAGCGAGCGTAGTAACAGCAAAGATTACATACCAACCTCACTGACCTGTCCTTCAGATTCCGAAGCTTTTCTCGATATAGAACTTCCGATTATAgtgtttgtattaaaaaatctcaagCTTGAAGGAAAAATCGAATTTCAG attAATGACCAGTGCAATTTTCGACGTCGCTTCGTTTTGGTAGCAAACACAGCacgtgaaaaaataaaaaaagtaacatcAACAACAGCATTTATACCTCTGACACTTGCAGACAATTGGAACAagcttgaaataaatttatcaactcTGTGCAAAGACACTTATTCTACTGATTACAAGTCATTATTACGGATAAAGTTACATCCTAATTTCCGGTACCGGCGTATTTATTTACAAGAGCATCATTATGAGCAAAGTAATGACGTGATCGACGAACTTCACCAAGCGCTGGTTAATTttagttctttaaaaaataaaagttattctaatgagaataaatattgCCAGACACAACCAATTATCAACTCTAAAGTTACGTTGAAGAAACgtaaaatgtaa
- the LOC123260678 gene encoding zinc finger imprinted 3-like isoform X1, with the protein MNGNACCDLNKDELQCRICAEYISDKNDVVNIFDEDAKCNHLQTKIRKYLYILVSSEDRLPKIVCSMCIKRLENIHHFVTLARRAQDKLKLQYYGRDDGDIKQINDNDDGKRDKGFLLRSILNRDEIDESHLSVRPIEDESILTEEMEVKVDPMIFLQCGLDRSITPESEYNSDDDKSYTKDSLSANEEPKNYSSNLNEDSEEDDEPETEDQLLNKQFNCTLCSRIFESQMNLQNHLWSHIPRAECHYDDSKSISSLNINNNTPNNGVLMPNTSDNSSGSFVCPICNKKISTKGNLKVHLETHRPKGKYGCDICGRIFKTQSNLYRHKEYHGGIQFPCSVCGRVYPTNSTLRAHSITHSDLRPHACPLCDKTFKRNQDLKFHINQHTGARPYQCPYCPKAFASSGNCFSHRKRMHPKEVHRDRQRAADLMR; encoded by the exons atgaACGGAAACGCATGTTgtgatttaaataaagatgAATTACAGTGTAGAATATGTGCTGAATATATAAGTGATAAAAATGATGTAGTTAATATATTTGATGAAGATGCTAAATGTAATCATCTTCAAACAAAGATACGAAAATATCTTTACATATTG gtATCTTCGGAAGATCGACTCCCGAAAATTGTATGCTCGATGTGTATCAAGCGACTGGAAAACATCCATCACTTTGTTACATTGGCACGCAGAGCGCAAGATAAACTTAAATTGCAGTACTATGGACGAGATGACGGCgatattaaacaaattaatgaCAATGATGATGGGAAAAGAGATAAGGGATTCTTACTTCGATCCATTCTTAATAGg gACGAAATTGACGAGTCTCACTTGTCAGTACGCCCGATTGAAGATGAATCAATACTTACTGAAGAAATGGAAGTTAAAGTTGATCCAATGATTTTTCTTCAGTGTGGCCTAGATCGTTCTATCACTCCTGAATCTGAATATAACTCTGATGATGATAAAAGTTAtacaaa agacAGTTTAAGTGCAAATGAAGagccaaaaaattattcatctaATTTAAATGAAGACTCAGAAGAAGACGATGAACCAGAAACAGAAGATCAATTGCTAaacaaacaatttaattgtacATTGTGTTCACGAATATTTGAAAGCCAAATGAATCTACAGAATCATCTGTGGTCTCACATACCCCGCGCCGAGTGTCATTACGACGATTCAAAATCAATTTCTTCATTAAACATCAACAACAACACTCCAAACAACGGCGTACTGATGCCTAATACTTCTGATAATTCATCAGGCAGCTTTGTCTGTccaatttgtaataaaaaaatctcaaccAAAGGCAATCTAAAAGTACACTTAGAAACTCATCGGCCTAAAGGGAAGTACGGCTGTGATATTTGCGGACggat ATTCAAGACGCAATCAAATCTTTATCGGCATAAAGAGTACCACGGCGGTATCCAATTTCCGTGCAGTGTTTGTGGAAGAGTTTACCCAACAAATTCAACGCTGCGTGCTCACAGCATTACTCACTCAGATTTACGTCCTCATGCTTGTCCACTGTGTGATAAAACTTTTAAGCGCAATCAGGACTTGAAGTTTCATATTAATCAGCACACTGGAGCGAGACCTTATCAGTGTCCGTATTGCCCCAAAGCATTTGCCAGCTCTGGTAATTGTTTTTCACATCGAAAACGCATGCACCCCAAAGAAGTACATCGTGATAGACAACGCGCGGCCGATCTTATGAGATAA
- the LOC123260678 gene encoding zinc finger imprinted 3-like isoform X2 — MCIKRLENIHHFVTLARRAQDKLKLQYYGRDDGDIKQINDNDDGKRDKGFLLRSILNRDEIDESHLSVRPIEDESILTEEMEVKVDPMIFLQCGLDRSITPESEYNSDDDKSYTKDSLSANEEPKNYSSNLNEDSEEDDEPETEDQLLNKQFNCTLCSRIFESQMNLQNHLWSHIPRAECHYDDSKSISSLNINNNTPNNGVLMPNTSDNSSGSFVCPICNKKISTKGNLKVHLETHRPKGKYGCDICGRIFKTQSNLYRHKEYHGGIQFPCSVCGRVYPTNSTLRAHSITHSDLRPHACPLCDKTFKRNQDLKFHINQHTGARPYQCPYCPKAFASSGNCFSHRKRMHPKEVHRDRQRAADLMR; from the exons ATGTGTATCAAGCGACTGGAAAACATCCATCACTTTGTTACATTGGCACGCAGAGCGCAAGATAAACTTAAATTGCAGTACTATGGACGAGATGACGGCgatattaaacaaattaatgaCAATGATGATGGGAAAAGAGATAAGGGATTCTTACTTCGATCCATTCTTAATAGg gACGAAATTGACGAGTCTCACTTGTCAGTACGCCCGATTGAAGATGAATCAATACTTACTGAAGAAATGGAAGTTAAAGTTGATCCAATGATTTTTCTTCAGTGTGGCCTAGATCGTTCTATCACTCCTGAATCTGAATATAACTCTGATGATGATAAAAGTTAtacaaa agacAGTTTAAGTGCAAATGAAGagccaaaaaattattcatctaATTTAAATGAAGACTCAGAAGAAGACGATGAACCAGAAACAGAAGATCAATTGCTAaacaaacaatttaattgtacATTGTGTTCACGAATATTTGAAAGCCAAATGAATCTACAGAATCATCTGTGGTCTCACATACCCCGCGCCGAGTGTCATTACGACGATTCAAAATCAATTTCTTCATTAAACATCAACAACAACACTCCAAACAACGGCGTACTGATGCCTAATACTTCTGATAATTCATCAGGCAGCTTTGTCTGTccaatttgtaataaaaaaatctcaaccAAAGGCAATCTAAAAGTACACTTAGAAACTCATCGGCCTAAAGGGAAGTACGGCTGTGATATTTGCGGACggat ATTCAAGACGCAATCAAATCTTTATCGGCATAAAGAGTACCACGGCGGTATCCAATTTCCGTGCAGTGTTTGTGGAAGAGTTTACCCAACAAATTCAACGCTGCGTGCTCACAGCATTACTCACTCAGATTTACGTCCTCATGCTTGTCCACTGTGTGATAAAACTTTTAAGCGCAATCAGGACTTGAAGTTTCATATTAATCAGCACACTGGAGCGAGACCTTATCAGTGTCCGTATTGCCCCAAAGCATTTGCCAGCTCTGGTAATTGTTTTTCACATCGAAAACGCATGCACCCCAAAGAAGTACATCGTGATAGACAACGCGCGGCCGATCTTATGAGATAA